From the Musa acuminata AAA Group cultivar baxijiao chromosome BXJ3-1, Cavendish_Baxijiao_AAA, whole genome shotgun sequence genome, the window TTtcttttttgtgtggtttttcttatttttgtgGGAATCTAAGCTCTGAAAACTTAATCGATTCGAATCTTCCTGGTAGGTGAGGATTGATGCTGGAGCTGTCCTGTATTCATGCATTTTGTCCAACAGTAAACATGCTTACTTGATACTTGGAGAAGATGAAGAATGTAGCGAAGTTCAAGTTTCCCTTTTCTGACTTGCTGGCACTTGATGCACCCTGTTTGCCATTGTTCTTGATTAGATTTCATGGAATCGATTCTTGTTGAAGTTGCATGCATCACAACACCTTAGTTCAGGTCATGCAAATGTTTCCTTTTACTCTCCTGCTTTTATGCTTATGAAATTGACCTCCAATTGCTCAGAGGTAAAGAATACAAAGTGTCCTATTCCTTATCATAGGATTTTTCCATCAGGCTTTTGGGGACGTTATAGTTTGGggatatatttaatattattaacttTCTTCTTGTGCAATCTTGCCATAGTGACATGTGTTTTGCCTCACTTCTGTTACTACAAAGTGACATATGACGTGCTCACGAGGAATTATTCGTTTTGGGTGAGCCCTTACAGTTTTGTCTTTTTAGGCTGAGCTCCAAGAAGATACTTTTAAGGGTAAGGGTGATGCTAGAGACTTATAAGTCTTTAGTTCCTCTATTCTTCAATCAATATGAGTTTAAATGTCCTTATCCGTTGAAAGTGACAAGTCAATATTTTGTCATCATTAGTGCGAGCATGAAGGCTCGTGAGGAATTATCCGTTTTGGGTGAACCCATACAGTTTTGCCTATTTAGGATAAGCCCCAAAAGGCACCTTTGAGGAGTAGGAGAACCAAGGACTTAAAACCCTCTAACATCACCCTTACCACTAGAGACACCTTTTGGGGCTCACCCTAAAAGGGTAAAACCGTGCAGACTCACCCAAAGTGGACAATTCCTCGCGAGCCTTCGTGCTTGCACCAATGACAACAAAATATTGACTAGGAGGGTCATAAGCCCTCAGCTCCCCTATTGGGAGGCATTGATAAAGGCACTGAGTCCTACATTGGTTAAGGAGTAGGGGAATCAAGGGCTAATAAGCCTCTAGTATCACTCTTACCATCAAAGGTGATTTTTGAGGCTTACTCTGAAAGGGTGAAATTGTGCGGGCTTATTCAAAACATACAATTCCTCGCGAGCCTTCGTGCTCACACCAATGAAAAAATGTTGACTCATCAATGTATAAACAAAATctgatcaaaatataatcatatgcCCAATACCTCATCTAGAGATGTCTCTCGTTATTGCATGAAGTTTCATAATTCATTGTGTCTCCTTGGCTCCTTTGCTGATATCAGTTCTCTGTGGTGGCATGCAACGACCGAAAGTCATCATGACTTGAAATTCCTACAACCTGCTAAGTCAACCATCATATTCTGAACTCAGCTTTAGGCATATGATTTAGATGATTTTTTGGTCACATCATTAATGTTTACACTCCCTGGCAATCACTTGGTGTCAAACCCCTTGCGGTAATCAACTAACAGTATTTTCATGATGTTTTCTTTAATTCACTTGAGAACACAACAAACAGATTGCATTTCAAGGTGGCATCTAATTGTTATTCCTCCTCCATAGCCTTTTTCTATGCAATTCTCTTCAACTCTGTCTTGGCAGCTAAGATGAtcattaaatgttttattttagatAATTCAACAGCTGTAAATTCTTTGCTGTTAGTGTCATACACTGTGTTTGATGGAAACTAAGTTGTTTCCACGAGAAAACACTTCTTAGCAAATGTTATTAGTCTGCATGGGGTTTATCAATTACAACTTCCTCATTTTCTTGTGCCTCTATTTAAGGGCGGGTGGATTTTTATCTGTGCACTATTTACATATTGATTCAGATGTGTTTCTAACAGTCCAAGGAAGAATGTGAGTACATAATTCAGCTGGCAAAGCCTCATATGAAAAAGTCAACAGTTGTCAATAGCACTACCGGTGGGAGTGAAGATAGCAGGTTATCAGTATTCATCCATCTGTCAAAACTTATAATTTTGACTTAATCAAGAGCTTCTCAACAGTCAGTACTCACATATGTATTTGCTGATAGTGTTCGAACAAGCTCAGGCATGTTTCTTCAAAGAGGACGTGATAAGATAATCAGATCCATTGAAAAAAGGATAGCAGACTATACCTTCATACCTGTAGGTAAGTTATTGACAAATGAAATTGATCGATACTAGTTTCTGTAGCTTCTTCTTTGATACAGCATCTTGAACCAATTTTCTCAGTTTTTAAAGGCCTTATACAGAATTATAAAGGAGATCAATATCTAAGAGAAAATCTACATATCTGGAAGACATTCAATAAGTGAGATTATACATGGTTTTCTTATACATTGTTTTCTTCCTAAGAGCCACTAGCCAATTAATATCTTTCCTGCTTTAAAGGCAGCCTATGAAATCTGAACAATATAATTAATGAAATTTGGTCGAAGGAAAAAAGGGATGAGCTTTGGAGGAGGCTATATGGTTAGAACCAACAACATTGGGCAGTGTAAATTTTCGGAAATGATATGGAAAAGACAAATACAAATCTGTAGAATATGCAGAACATTTCAGGATAACCATAGCAGTTTTAGATGGGAAATTTTAAATCCATAATCGTCTTTAGTTGCTTGTTTATATTGTTTCCTTATCTGATATTTTCtatacaatatatatgtgcaggaGGAAGTATGATGGGAACTTGGCAATTTGCAATTTGGTACAAGGGAAAATTAGAAGAACATAACTGTGGAGAGTCTAAATGATTCAGACATAAAACATGATaactttttttggtattttaaatGTATTTTGTTGAACGATAAAGTTATTTCCATCGCATTAATGCAAAAAGTAAAACGCTGAATGATTCtcagaaaaagaatatatataatgCTAAACTGCAAGATATTTTTCTTTAGGTTTCTTGACATCTTTATTTAGTTCAAGGAGCATAGTTTATTGCTGTAATATATAAACTAAAGATCACCAGTTAAGCTAAATTTGGCTTGTAAAATATTTTTGCACTTGACCTTTACTTCCATCATGGATTCCTATTCTGATCTGATTCATCTAATTATATAGAGCATGGGGAGGGACTCCAAGTTCTTCATTATGAAGTTGGTCAGAAATATGAACCTCACTTGGACTACTTCGCCGATGAATTCAACACTAAGAATGGGGGTCAGCGGATAGCTACCTTCTTGATGTATCTGTATGTGACTTCACATCTTAGATTCCCTTAAGACTGTGTTAAGGTTGCATTAAACTGCTTATCACTGAAGCCATCTCTGTGGTTCTTCCTTTATTCCTTTTGATATCCTATGGACAGTTCGGATGTTGAAGAAGGTGGTGAGACAGTGTTTCCTAATGCCAAAGTCAACAGCAGTTCGTTGCCAGGGTACAATGGGCTATCGGATTGTGGAAAGGCAGGTCTTGCTCTAAAACCAAAGATGGGAGATGCCTTACTCTTCTGGAGCATGAAACCTGATGCTACTATGGACCCATTAAGTTTGCATGGTTTGTTGCCCATCATATCTTTATTCAGAGAAGTTTCTATTCAGGAACCCTGACATAAAGTATCTTTTGATGTAACAATAATGATTCTTTCTTTATAAATCATGTTGTATCTTCTGAAAAATTCCTTATTGACCAAAAGCTTATGCCAGAAGATTTTCTGATTCATTCTTGCAGGTGCATGCCCTGTAATTAAGGGAAATAAGTGGTCTGCTCCAAAGTGGATGCGTCTCCATGAGTATAAAGCTTGATATTTTCActgaaggtactttcctgcttccACATCCGCAATATCTTATAAAAGTTTAACATCTGAAATTTAAATATTCCTTAATAAACTAATAGTTGCCTGTTGCACAAGATCTCATGGTCCAAAGCCATATTTTGGAATTTATTGTGTCCCTGCCAAGTATGAGTTATTCCTCAACTTTATGTATTAAAAGTTAAAACATCTACAAGATTGTGATGCTGAAATCATAAAGTTGGAGTTTTACCACAAAGCCTGACATGAGTTACAGCTTCAAACAGCACAATTTTTGCAAACATTATTGATTACCTATTAGTACCTCTGTTATGCTTAAGATGTAAGTGTTCCTACCACTTAAAAACTCTTTCGTttgataaaattttcaaaatcgagTAGGAACATAGGACATCCTAGAAAAGAGAATTTCTTTTGATCTTTTTGTAATGGGTATCACATCTGTTTTTCTTCCTCTTGTTTTGCTTCTGTCATCAATGCCATTTTTCATGCATGTCAACACTCTTTCATTCAAGTTGCTGATGGTGTGAAGAGAAAGTGGGCTCTTAATTGAAAATTGAGGAGTTATATTTCATGCATGTCAATAATCTTTTTACATTGTTTCTTTTTTGCAGGAGATAAGTTCAAGGGGCTGCAATCTCCACTGTATTTATCAGCAAAGTCTCTACCCAACTCGAAACAATCGTGCCGCTTGTCAGTCttgccatttttttttttgtgtgtagcACACATGATAAAAAAAGAATACTTATTTCCTGCAGCAGTTCTGTTTTAGTTTTAGAAATCGAGTGCTGATGTTTTATTGTAATATTTGAGAATTATGTTTTAGTATTTTTTTGTACCAAAAATACAGTAAATAATGTATCGTTGATAGGCAGACTTTAATATTCTACTCATGGATTTTGGACCCTACTCCTGTTATTAATCTCATCTGTGTTTTGTCCAAATGTTGCAAACTTTCTTTCAAGGCATTTTCCACTTCACTTTAAAATACCATGCTTCCATCTGAAGCAAGGTTGAATGGCTGCTTATAATGGATCTGACAGTGAAAGTTTCATATTTTTATATCTACAGCACAAAATTAACCTTCAATGTCTATTACATCTGGAGCATTTCTTGTGATCATGTTCTGTGAAGTTGAATATTATTTGATTGTGATGTGTGACATGATCTTTTATCAAGTATCATTAAATTGCCATTTGGCCAATTACAGctgctaattttttttattataaacgaTCATCTGTACATCATAATTATTTCCTTTCAATgtatattgaaatatttttttgaataattttgttacaaatcaatcaatcaatcatcaatgacctttttcttttttgtgctgTGTATGTCTCAAGAACTTGACGGATAGGGGCACTGCTCCTACTACATCTAACCGTCCGTCTTTTATCTAAGATTAGCACTTCACGTAGATTAGCGGTTAGGATCTTTTCTGAGGCGGAGGGGCAATACTGTTATTTAATTGAGATTTTTCCATGCCGTGAAGGATGAACAACAGTGTCTGTGCGGGTACAAGCATAGCGCACCGACGCCACCACACCCACCTGTGTGAAGCCGAGGAAGCGAAGGCTCAAGCCGGCCCCCCTCGCACGTGCCACACGCTTCTTCCGCTTGAAATCTCCCTCCGCCTCGCAAACCCTCTGCTTCGGCCCCCGATCGTCTCAGATCTGCTGCTATTTCGTACCCCTAAATTCCAAGAACGAGTCCTTCCGCACATGGGGATCCCGTCCCCGAAATCTTGAATTCCTGCCGCAGATCCAAGCCCGCCATGGCGACGGAGGCCGTCCCAGTCCGCCTCCCTTACCGCCACCTTGACGACGCCGAGGTCGAACTCGCCCGCCTCGACGGGGATCCCAACGGCCAGATCCACGAATCCGAGGTCTCTTGCAGCGTCCCCATCCCTTCCTCTTCGCCTTCTTCCTCCTCGAGCCATTCGCGGCCGCGGGAGAGGACCGGTTGGAAGACGTTGATTCTTAGTTGTATGGTTGCCGCCGGCGTGCAGTTCGGTTGGGCCTTGCAGCTATCGCTGCTTACACCCTACATCCAGGTGGGATCGCTTTCTCTAGTGATTTATTGTTCTTTTTTAATCAGATCTCTTGATATATGTTAAGTAAGAAGTGGATTACAtattagaaggaaaaaagaaaagatcaaacTGTAACATTGGTTGAAGAATTATGAGAAATTTAGGATGTTTACTTCCGTTAATTATGTAGCGGGAGTTCATAAGTAGTCTGAATTTTCGTGGAATTGGGATCACACAGTTTTATATCTATTATCTAAGAGGTAATTACCGAGATAGGTTGATGATGAATTAGTGTTCATCTGGCCCCCAGACAGATGCCCAGGTGCTCTGTGAAGTTCTAAAGATAGCCATCACTCATCAGATAACTGAGGCTGTACCAGGCAATAAATCTGTCCCAAATCGAGCTAATAACTCAGAGGATTTCGATGACAAAGTTTATGCATCATTTTCTGAGTTAACTAATACTATGTTATGGAAATATCATACTATTTCTATTAAATTAGTATTTCATGTTACCTTAGCTTGGAAGAAAAATCTGTAGTTGTTATTAAATTAGtatttcattattattttaaAGTGGCTCATAAATGTAACCAGACACAGAAATATTGGAGATGTTGGTGCATGACTCTCTGTACTTGTGCATAATGTAAGATTGTATATTGATATATGGTTGGCCTAGGCTAAAATACGTCAGACCATGCTTGTTTACCCCCTAAATAGTAGTCCAGATTCTCAAGTGATTGCCCATAACAAGGATCATTTTAAATATAGGAACTATGACAAAGTATCATAGATTTTCAACAAACAGAACACATTAAGCTAATCCAGTATCTAGGAAAGGAATTTATCACAAAAGGAATGGGAGATTGATGATTTTAAAGTTGCTGACATGATGAACTCCTTGATAAGTGGTTTAAAAAAAACTAGTAAAGTAAGCATCTgggaattttttttttggaaagggggattattttaatttttatattctgGTTGAGAGCACAAAAGAAAAAATTCAGAAAAGAAATATGAATTCCTGTTGAATGTTTGTTTCCTTTGTGTCAAGAGTGACAACCTTGGTATTAGGAAAACCTCCATTTGACGATGATGATTTTCACTCTTATGTCTCAGTCTATCCTGCATTGATGCACCACTGATAAATGATAATTTTGAAAGCAATATATCTCCTTGATTGTGTAGAATTTTTTGTTGAAACTTGCTATTATTGTGGTTTGTTCTGTCTGACACATAGgtttagatttataatattttgaaatattaatgtTTCTTTTTTGGGTGTTTGTCATAGACTACATGCTTCTATTTCCTGCTTGAAATATTTTAGATCTATTACTAAATTTGATTAACCTGGTTTATGCAGACATTAGGAATAGAGCATGTTTTTTCATCATTCATTTGGCTTTGTGGACCAATAACTGGCTTCGTTGTAAGTATCCACAGCTTGTTTATCCATGAAACAGCAATAAGATATTAATTTGGTGATTTGTCCTTGATACTGCTAGTTATTATGTGGACAGTGCTTCATTTAGTATGTAAATGTTTTTTCTCCTCAACAGCTTTGTGGGAGTTAATTGGTCATAACTAGTTCTGAATGAGCTGATATTATCTTGTTTCATGATATTCCGACCTTAAATCATTATTTTGGTATTAAGTTCTTGGCATAGATTCATTGGACGAAGTGTCATAAAAGAGAGGTTGAGTACGAAGAAATATCATGTAAAATgtcttattttttttctcaaagaaAAATTAATCCTAGACACAATTGCTTGAATTGGAAGgtatatattttcatttttttaactAATCTTTGGTGCATTTAGTTATGCTCCTGAGCTGTGcaatgaaaatgctttatgatctAGATAGGTTCTTAAACTTGCTTGTTGATACTTGATAAGCGGGtgcatattttttatgttttaagaTGCTTCACCGCATTGCCTAGACCGCCATATGTGTGCAAACATTGATCTGTTAGTGTGCCTTTAGAAGACAAaagttcaaaagaaaaaaataaaaaactgagATGTGCCATGTGAGTGACTAGTTTTTGGAAAAAGAAATCAATACATGATGAAGAAAAATACTGCCATGATACAGATAGTGAAAGTTGtgatagattcatggctttgatgatttaataagcgaacgttgctaccaaggaagctaaggagaacagaattggtgcaaaccctacaatatgatggcagaggccatgcatgagatttgtagtttgtctttccatcgaccaaagggagctgcttggagaatacagaggtgttgaagcagggggtcgaaaggggcgaggaagcgacgatgagtccagagggacttggctacccaaaatcaagcatcggttagaatggaggtggactcggaggagtgccatagagatatatctactgatcgtgaagaaaagggatgcaaatgcgaggcgatagatagtagggccatgggcatggcagcgccatggtatcgcagaggcgagacttccatgaaagtcattgatcccttgctcttatggagggagagtgcttggtcataAAAGGGgtcaaggaggtggagcatacaaaggcaaactccaagtaccgagacaagactgaaaggcagaggccaaggaacttcgtaagaccggtgtcaacgagcttttcatcaagatagccgaaagtgaaggacttcaggtcatgcaagattgcacgaccaaggaacgaagtaggcagtacgtggtgctgtacctatgctactcagtggagtaggcggcaaggttgatggagaagacgatacaatcctagaggcgaccaaaactattagagacttactccaagttggggtaaaaacttcctgcattctagaagttcaatagcattgagaaggtgaatcacagtagctaactcaacgcgaggagtgcaaacactttaagtgcttcagaagtgtgagcaaagagcaagcgaatgccagtaaccagctcgatgcatggagtacaaccctcga encodes:
- the LOC135629077 gene encoding probable prolyl 4-hydroxylase 3, translating into MALLRPLMAKAEARFSNQRFFFPCRKSRTYTLALTSLLALSVVLLVLLALDVLSLPIGPLFAPSRAHDRSHSEKTEGFVQSGRQWTEVISWEPRAFVYHNFLSKEECEYIIQLAKPHMKKSTVVNSTTGGSEDSSVRTSSGMFLQRGRDKIIRSIEKRIADYTFIPVEHGEGLQVLHYEVGQKYEPHLDYFADEFNTKNGGQRIATFLMYLSDVEEGGETVFPNAKVNSSSLPGYNGLSDCGKAGLALKPKMGDALLFWSMKPDATMDPLSLHGACPVIKGNKWSAPKWMRLHEYKA